In Candidatus Krumholzibacteriia bacterium, the genomic window TGGTCGACGGGTTCGGCTCGGAAGCCGAACGCAAGGCCTCGGTGCAGGTGAACGCCCACATCGTCCGGCTGCGGTCGTCCGGTGTGCCCGTGGTGATCACCGGCGGGCCCGCCTTCGCCCGGGTGGACCGGATGCCCGCCCTGGAACGGGCCGCGATCTGCAGTGGCGGCGCGATGGCCGCCGTCGACCGCGCTCCGGGTCCCGCCGAGCGCGCCGCCCTGCTGGCGACCCCCGGGGTCGAGCGTCTCCTGGAGGGCGACGGCCTGCGCTCGTGGCACGGGCCGGATCTGCCCGCGGTGCTGGTGGCCGAACCGGGCTGGTCGTTCACCGAGGGGCGCGCCGCGGTCGGTCACCGTGAGATCGACGACGATCGCGACGCTGCCGTGGTTCTCGCCTGGGGGGCCGGCGACGGACCGTGGCCCGCGGCCGTGCACGATCTGCGAGTCGCCCCGACCCTGGCCCGCGTGGCCGGGATCGAGGACTTCGAGGCGACCGACGGTCCTCTTCCGTGGGGGCAGCCGTGAGGGCTCAGAGCGCGCAGGCGCTCATCAGCACGAGCACGGGCAGGGCCAGGATTCCCAGGACGATGGCGACGGGCAGGAAGGCCACCATCGCGGGAACCACCAATGCCATGACCACCACGCCGATCGCCAGCGCGAGAACGGCCTTGAGCAGCCACGCGGCGATCTCGAGGGGCAACAGCAGCAGTCCGAACACCAGGTGGAGGACGGCGCCGATCACGGTGACGACGGTGACCAGGAGTCCGATTCCGATCAGAACGGCCAGGGCATCGATCACGGTGGACCTCCTCGACGGGGGACGCAGGGCTCGGCGACCACGCAGCCGTGTCCGCCACCCGGATATCAGGACGCAGGGGACCACGCGCGGGTTCCAGTCGAGGGGGCACACGTGCCGGAGGTGACGCTGCACCACTCACGCCCGCGCACGCGGCTGGCCCTGCGCCGGGGCCTGGAGACCGCCGGATTCGACGTGCGGGTGATCGCGCAGCCGGCCGAGGCCGCCGGGGAGACGGCGGTCCTGCTGATCGACACCGGCAGCGAGGCCTTCCTCGACGCGCTCCGCACGGGCCGGATCCGTCCCGCCCGGGTGATGGTGCTGGGCGCCCCGACCGACCCGCTGCCCGGGGCGGAGATCCTCCCGGCGGACACCGGACCCGCCGAACTCGTCGAGCACCTGCAGGGTCCTCCAGAATCCTCGGCACCCCCGGCGACGAGCCGGGCGGAACCGGTCCACGCCGGCGGTCTGACCGAGGTGGAGGTGCGGATCGAGCGACTGGCCCCGGTGGACCTCCCCGTTCTCGTCACCGGCGAGAGCGGGACCGGCAAGGAGGTCGTCGCGAGAGCTCTGCACGACCGCGGCCCACGGGCGGACGATGCCTTCGTCGTGATCGACGCCAGCGCGGTCCCGGACGACCTCGTCGAGAGCGAGCTCTTCGGTCATGTCCGGGGGGCCTTCACCGACGCGGTCCGCGACCGGCCGGGCCGGCTGGCCCAGGCGGGCGCGGGGACACTCGTCCTCGACGAAGTGGGAGAGCTGCCCCTGCCGGTCCAGGCCCGCCTCCTGCGCGTGCTGCAGGAGCGCTCGTTCCAGCCGGTCGGCGGCACCGAGCACGTTCCCCTGCGTGCGCGCGTCCTGGCGATCACGCAGCGCGACCTCGGCCACGAGATCACCCACGGCCGTTTCCGCGAGGACCTCTATCACCGTCTGGCCGGGGCCACCATCCGTGTTCCGCCACTCCGCGAGCGTCCGGAGGACCTTCCCGTACTCGCCCGGCAGCTGCTGGCGCGGGCGGGCGAGCCAGTCCCGGCTTTGACCGCTGGGGCCGTCGAAGCGCTGCGGGCCCACGCCTGGCCCGGCAACGTGCGCGAACTCGACCACGTCCTGCAACGCTGCCGGCTGTCGGCCTCGGACACGATCGACGCCGATCTCGTGCGGTCCGCACTGCGCGAGGCGCCGACCCCGTCCTCGGACGACGTCTTCGCGCGGGCCCTGCGCACCTGGATCGGGACGCGCCGTTCGGAGGGCGAGAGTCGGAGCACCTCCGAACGGGCCCTGCACGAGCTCTTCGACCGGATCTGGGACGAGGACAGCGAGTGATCGATCGAGCCGAATGCGCGCGTAAGGGCATGATGAAAAATGCTTTGATGGTCGGGGCCGCTCAGGCCTCCCACTGCAGACGGTGGGCATCTTTCCTACCGTGCCCGAGGTTTTCCCCTTGCACCCCTTGTTCCACCTCTGTTACGGTCTTTTCCAGGCGGGCTGCCTTTTTGGCCACTCGGTTCGGCTAACCACGTTCAAGTAATCCGGGACAGCCTCTACGGCGGCTCGCCTTTGAACTCTCGAAGGGCCTGGGACGGATGTCCCGGGCCCTTCGCCGTATCCAGTGGGCGCGCGGCGGGACGCGGCCGGCACGTCGAAGGCGGAGGTCCGGGACCGGACCTCCGCCGTTTCGTCCCCCGGAGCGGGGGCTCGCTCACGGAAGGTCCGCTCAGGAAGCGGGCTTCTCGAAGACGGACATGTCGATGGTCGGACCGACCTCCATCGACTCGACCGTGAGGTCGTACAGCTTCTCGTCGTCGAAGTAGCCGATCTGCTCGTGCGGAACCATGATCCCGCCGACGGCCTTCGTGCCACTGTAGTCGACGTGTCCGATACCCATGACCTGGGTCATCATGTTGCGCTGCTTGCTCTGCGTGCGCAGGAGCACGTGACTCGACGGATCGAAGTAGAACTTCTTCCACTTGTCCGCGTCTTCGTCGATCCAGACCAGCACGACGTCGGTCGCAGCGCCGTCGATGTCCTCGGGCGGCAGCTGCTGCACCGGGAACTGGTCGAAGTGCCCGAGCACGTACAGGGGATCACCGATGATCTCGCGCTGCTGCGACGCGTAGGTCTCGGAATCCATGTCGACGATGCCCTGCGGGGACTTCGCCCAACCGGCCTCCGGCCCCACGGCCATGGTCTGCCCGCCGAAGGGGGTCTCGATCTCGGTGAGTGCCCGATCCGGGAACACCACCGTCTCGGTGAGCGTGATGTCCAGCGCCATGCCCTGGACCTTCATGTTCATGGCCGACGTGCGCTTCATCGACGTCAGGTCGGTCAGGGCCGGCCCGCCGTGGGCCTCCTGGGCCGCGGCCAGGATCGCGCGGCCCTTCTCGACCGTCTCGTCGGTGGGCTCGGGGAACTCAGGACCCTCGGGCTCGGGGATCGAGATGTCCAGCTCCTCGACCGGACCGAAGCTGCTCAGGTCACCATCCCAGTCCTCGGTCTTGCCGACGGCCACGATCGCGAACTCGTCGGGATGCACGCGTCGCTTCATGACCGACAGGACGTCATCGGTGCCGATCGCACGGACCTCGTCGTTGAAGGTCTCGAGGAAGTCGTCCGGATAGCCCAGATACTCCAGGCGCATCTTCCGCTGCAGGACCTGCTCGGGGTTGACGTAGTTGAAGACGTCGGCTTCGAGCAGTCCGTTCTTGGCGTCCCGGAGTTCCTGATCGCCGACGGGTTCCTCACGCATGGTCTGCACCGTCTCGAGGACCACCCCCACCGCTTCCTCGGTGGACGAGCTCTTGGTCCCGCAGTAGGCCTGGAACATGCCCGGCGTCGAGAAGCCCACGCCGGCACTGCTGCCCACGTTGTAGGCGAGACCACGCTTGGTCCGGACCTCGTTGAACAGACGATCGCCGAAGCTGCCACCGAGGATCCGGTTCGCCACACTCATGGCGTAGTAGTCCGGATCGTCGGCCCGCATTCCGATGTGGCCCATCGAGAAGCGTGTCTGGTTCACGTCCTCCTTGTTGGCCACGAGAACGCGCTTGCGTTGTTCTTCGTTCGGTTCGTTGGGGAACGGCGGAACCATCGGCTGACCGGCCGGCCAGTCGCCGAAGCGCTCCTCGATCCGGGCCAGCATGGCGTCGGAATCGATGTCACCCCACACCGCGATCATCATGTTGTCGGGATGGTAGAAGTACTCGTAGAACTCCACGACGTCGTCGCGGGTGATCGCCTCGAGCGTGGCGTACTCGGTGTCCCGGGCGTAGGGATGAGCGTCGCCCCACACGGCCTGCCGCAGCTCACGAGCCACGATGCCGTTCAGATCGTCGTTGCGCCGGGCCACGCTCGCCCGCTCGCCCTCGATCGCCACGTCGATCTTGTCCTGCGCGAAGGCGGGACGACGCACGACGTCGGCCACCAGCTCCAGTCCCCGATCCGCGGTACGGGTGAGGAAGCTGAAGCTGATCGATGCCGAGGTGTTGCCGATGCTGCTCTCGATGTAGGCGCCCATGCGCTCGAGCGTCATGTCGAGCTCGTCGGCGGGAATGGTCTCGGTGCCACCGGTTCTCAGCACGTTTCCGGTGACCGACGCCAGACCGACCTTCT contains:
- a CDS encoding sigma 54-interacting transcriptional regulator, which translates into the protein MPEVTLHHSRPRTRLALRRGLETAGFDVRVIAQPAEAAGETAVLLIDTGSEAFLDALRTGRIRPARVMVLGAPTDPLPGAEILPADTGPAELVEHLQGPPESSAPPATSRAEPVHAGGLTEVEVRIERLAPVDLPVLVTGESGTGKEVVARALHDRGPRADDAFVVIDASAVPDDLVESELFGHVRGAFTDAVRDRPGRLAQAGAGTLVLDEVGELPLPVQARLLRVLQERSFQPVGGTEHVPLRARVLAITQRDLGHEITHGRFREDLYHRLAGATIRVPPLRERPEDLPVLARQLLARAGEPVPALTAGAVEALRAHAWPGNVRELDHVLQRCRLSASDTIDADLVRSALREAPTPSSDDVFARALRTWIGTRRSEGESRSTSERALHELFDRIWDEDSE
- a CDS encoding pitrilysin family protein — protein: MRGDLSRGSLAGVLMLLVALSIVPSDATAKEPWERFDFPELGEVEIPDYERHVLENGLTVFLLEDRKWPLVEGRIMVRTGSAFEPAEKVGLASVTGNVLRTGGTETIPADELDMTLERMGAYIESSIGNTSASISFSFLTRTADRGLELVADVVRRPAFAQDKIDVAIEGERASVARRNDDLNGIVARELRQAVWGDAHPYARDTEYATLEAITRDDVVEFYEYFYHPDNMMIAVWGDIDSDAMLARIEERFGDWPAGQPMVPPFPNEPNEEQRKRVLVANKEDVNQTRFSMGHIGMRADDPDYYAMSVANRILGGSFGDRLFNEVRTKRGLAYNVGSSAGVGFSTPGMFQAYCGTKSSSTEEAVGVVLETVQTMREEPVGDQELRDAKNGLLEADVFNYVNPEQVLQRKMRLEYLGYPDDFLETFNDEVRAIGTDDVLSVMKRRVHPDEFAIVAVGKTEDWDGDLSSFGPVEELDISIPEPEGPEFPEPTDETVEKGRAILAAAQEAHGGPALTDLTSMKRTSAMNMKVQGMALDITLTETVVFPDRALTEIETPFGGQTMAVGPEAGWAKSPQGIVDMDSETYASQQREIIGDPLYVLGHFDQFPVQQLPPEDIDGAATDVVLVWIDEDADKWKKFYFDPSSHVLLRTQSKQRNMMTQVMGIGHVDYSGTKAVGGIMVPHEQIGYFDDEKLYDLTVESMEVGPTIDMSVFEKPAS